A genome region from Mesorhizobium sp. B2-1-8 includes the following:
- a CDS encoding TPM domain-containing protein has product MRGRCPAGQRGALRNTYLSFVGLLASILFLPFAAFAADLPALTGRVVDNAGIIDAATKAALTQQLADFETKGSDQIVVATIPSLGGEEIEPYANRLFRFWKLGQAKENNGVLLLVAPNDRKMRIEVGYGLEGTLTDLHTKLIIENDMVPAFRAGDFSGGISKAVDDMIMVLEGNPEELEARGKRNEQAPFNSDDLFFAVFVSIWAIIFFGSIAASVLPPIFGQKLGPGRYRWLGMTFEPHRRSSGGWSSGGGGWSSGGGGFSGGGGFSGGGGSSGGGGSSGSW; this is encoded by the coding sequence TTGAGGGGGAGATGTCCGGCAGGACAGAGGGGGGCGCTACGGAACACCTACCTTTCCTTTGTTGGCCTTCTTGCCAGCATACTCTTCCTCCCCTTCGCCGCCTTCGCTGCCGATCTGCCGGCGCTCACGGGCCGCGTCGTCGACAATGCCGGCATCATCGATGCCGCGACCAAGGCGGCGCTGACGCAGCAGCTGGCGGACTTCGAAACCAAGGGCTCCGACCAGATCGTCGTCGCCACCATCCCCAGCCTCGGCGGCGAGGAGATCGAACCCTACGCCAACCGGCTGTTCCGCTTCTGGAAGCTCGGCCAGGCCAAGGAGAACAACGGCGTCCTGCTGCTGGTGGCGCCCAACGACCGCAAGATGCGCATCGAGGTCGGCTATGGGCTGGAAGGCACGCTGACCGACCTGCACACCAAGCTGATCATCGAGAATGACATGGTGCCGGCCTTCCGCGCCGGCGATTTCTCCGGCGGCATCTCGAAGGCCGTCGACGACATGATCATGGTGCTGGAGGGCAATCCGGAGGAGCTGGAGGCGCGCGGCAAGCGCAACGAGCAGGCGCCGTTCAATTCCGACGACCTGTTCTTTGCCGTCTTCGTCAGCATCTGGGCGATCATTTTCTTCGGCAGCATCGCGGCCTCGGTCCTGCCGCCGATCTTCGGCCAGAAGCTCGGCCCCGGACGTTATCGCTGGCTCGGCATGACCTTCGAGCCGCACCGGCGGTCGTCCGGTGGATGGTCGTCGGGTGGTGGTGGCTGGTCGTCCGGCGGGGGTGGGTTTTCAGGTGGCGGAGGCTTCTCCGGTGGCGGCGGCTCGTCCGGCGGTGGCGGTTCTTCAGGAAGCTGGTGA
- a CDS encoding TPM domain-containing protein: MATRPISPQDHERIAAAIRSAESRTDGEIYCVVAHASDGYFAPAALMATLGMLVVSLAVAYGLEAWWLTIRLPHFVIAELLALACVLALLWTLPGLRIHMVPRRLRYQAAHANAVKQFLARNVHRTTARTGVLIFVSIAERYAEVVADSGIDAKVGQHVWDGVVRDLTAHAGDDRLADGFVKAIEQAGAVLAEHFPVTPGDTNELDDHLVEI; this comes from the coding sequence ATGGCAACACGACCGATCAGCCCGCAGGATCATGAACGCATCGCCGCTGCGATCCGGTCGGCGGAATCCAGGACCGACGGCGAGATCTATTGCGTCGTGGCGCATGCAAGCGATGGCTATTTCGCCCCTGCGGCTTTGATGGCGACGCTTGGCATGTTGGTCGTCAGCCTCGCGGTCGCTTATGGGCTGGAGGCCTGGTGGCTCACCATCCGCCTGCCGCATTTCGTCATCGCCGAGTTGCTGGCGCTGGCCTGCGTGCTTGCCCTGCTGTGGACGCTGCCCGGCCTGCGCATCCATATGGTGCCGCGGCGGCTGCGCTATCAGGCCGCGCACGCCAATGCGGTCAAACAGTTCCTCGCCCGCAACGTCCACCGCACCACGGCGCGCACCGGCGTGCTGATCTTCGTCTCGATCGCCGAGCGCTACGCCGAAGTGGTCGCCGATTCAGGCATCGACGCCAAGGTCGGCCAGCATGTCTGGGACGGCGTGGTGCGCGATCTGACCGCGCATGCCGGCGACGACCGGCTTGCCGACGGTTTCGTCAAGGCGATCGAGCAGGCCGGGGCGGTGCTGGCCGAGCACTTCCCGGTCACGCCGGGCGATACCAACGAGCTTGACGACCATCTGGTCGAAATCTGA
- a CDS encoding GNAT family N-acetyltransferase has product MNTLTIDIRKADPRDAGAIAEVHLEAWRGAYSGIIPHRTLTSMINRRGADWWANAIRRAATVLVVEIGGTIAGYATIGKNRAKELKQQGEIYELYLRPEYQGIGLGRRLFSAARARLADHGLKGMVVWALEDNQNALAFYAGAGGRDIAEGVEIFEQKALKKVAFVWE; this is encoded by the coding sequence ATGAATACGCTGACGATCGACATTCGGAAGGCAGACCCGCGCGATGCCGGCGCCATTGCCGAGGTGCACCTGGAAGCCTGGCGCGGCGCCTATTCCGGTATCATTCCGCACCGTACTCTGACGTCGATGATCAACCGCCGGGGAGCCGATTGGTGGGCGAATGCCATCCGCCGCGCCGCCACCGTGCTGGTCGTCGAGATCGGCGGCACGATCGCCGGCTATGCGACGATCGGCAAGAACCGCGCCAAGGAACTCAAGCAGCAGGGCGAAATCTACGAATTGTACCTGCGCCCGGAATATCAGGGCATCGGTCTCGGCAGACGGCTGTTTTCGGCAGCCAGGGCACGTCTCGCCGACCACGGGCTGAAAGGCATGGTGGTGTGGGCGCTGGAAGACAACCAGAACGCACTGGCCTTCTATGCCGGGGCTGGCGGCCGCGACATCGCCGAAGGCGTCGAGATTTTCGAGCAGAAGGCGCTGAAGAAGGTCGCTTTCGTCTGGGAGTGA
- the ppa gene encoding inorganic diphosphatase — protein sequence MRIEAIATGKNPPDDVNVIIEVPIGGEPIKYEMDKEAGTLFVDRFLHTSMRYPGNYGFVPHTLSGDGDPIDVLVCNTRALVPGCVINVRPIGVLIMEDNAGQDEKIIAVPSPKLTLRYENVTEYTQLPDITRQQVQHFFEHYKDLEPGKWVKIEGWHDSKYAKKMIMEAIDRAKASK from the coding sequence ATGCGCATCGAAGCCATAGCCACTGGAAAGAATCCGCCTGACGACGTCAACGTCATCATCGAGGTGCCGATTGGCGGCGAGCCGATCAAGTACGAGATGGACAAGGAGGCCGGCACGCTGTTCGTCGACCGCTTCCTGCACACCTCGATGCGTTATCCAGGCAATTACGGCTTCGTGCCGCACACGCTGTCGGGCGATGGCGACCCGATCGACGTGCTGGTCTGCAACACGCGCGCTTTGGTGCCGGGCTGCGTCATCAACGTGCGGCCGATCGGCGTGCTGATCATGGAAGACAATGCGGGCCAGGACGAGAAGATCATCGCGGTGCCGTCGCCAAAATTGACGCTGCGCTACGAGAACGTCACCGAATACACGCAGCTGCCCGACATCACGCGCCAGCAGGTGCAGCACTTCTTCGAGCACTACAAGGATCTCGAGCCCGGCAAATGGGTCAAGATCGAGGGCTGGCACGATTCCAAATACGCCAAGAAGATGATCATGGAGGCGATCGACCGGGCAAAGGCGAGCAAGTAG
- a CDS encoding TetR/AcrR family transcriptional regulator, with protein sequence MPTDKNIELTISDGHASTPPKAAKRILDVAYDLFYRRGIRAIGVDEIVKRAGVTKPSLYRSFPSKDELAASYLRQYDLEYWERFDEAVAANPGDPRAQIKAFLTRIGKRTQVADYRGCGMTNAAVEYPDHSHPARVVSEANKQELRRRLRAMAAAMGAQDPDTLGDGLLLLIEGAYISGQLFGLGGPAQSVARNADLLIEASLKK encoded by the coding sequence ATGCCAACCGACAAAAATATTGAACTGACCATCAGCGACGGTCATGCATCGACGCCCCCCAAGGCTGCCAAGAGAATTCTCGATGTTGCCTATGACCTCTTCTACCGGCGAGGTATCAGGGCGATCGGCGTCGACGAGATCGTCAAGCGCGCCGGCGTTACCAAGCCGAGCCTCTATCGCAGCTTTCCCTCCAAGGACGAACTGGCCGCCTCCTACCTCAGGCAATACGATCTTGAATACTGGGAGCGTTTCGATGAAGCCGTTGCCGCCAATCCCGGCGACCCGCGCGCGCAGATCAAGGCTTTCCTGACCCGCATCGGCAAGCGAACGCAAGTGGCGGACTATCGCGGCTGCGGCATGACCAATGCGGCGGTCGAATATCCAGACCACAGCCATCCGGCCCGCGTCGTCAGCGAGGCAAACAAGCAGGAATTGCGCCGCCGCCTGCGCGCCATGGCGGCTGCGATGGGCGCGCAGGACCCCGACACGCTGGGCGACGGGCTGCTGCTGCTCATCGAAGGCGCCTATATCAGCGGCCAGCTGTTCGGCCTCGGTGGACCGGCACAGTCGGTTGCCCGCAACGCCGACCTGCTGATCGAAGCGAGCTTGAAGAAATAG
- a CDS encoding MFS transporter, producing MIAQSHPFGQRYAFVVVGVIFLCLLIAAGLRSAPSVMMLPLENSFGWRRDIISLAAGVGILLYGLTGPFAAALMERIGLRRALLASLVIMSGSTALSLLMTKPWHLFITWGVFSGIGSGAVASVLGATIVNRWFKTNRGLVMGLMSASSATGMLVFLPLIASLAQAGGWQPVVIAVAIATAALIPLVWLLVPERPASIGMVRYGAEADDVPPVSPASQGNFLAHTLNTLRRAAGTRVFWYLFATFFVCGFTTNGLVGTHLIAFCGDMGIGEVQAAGLLSMMGIFDLIGTTLSGWLTDRYDPRKLLGVYYAIRGLSLIYLPYSDFSATSLIIFAVLYGLDWIATVPPTLRLANEAFGDRSGPIVFGWIVAGHQVGAATAAAFGGTMRELQGNYELAFLIAGMTAIAAACISLLINTSRPAFDPGPQAA from the coding sequence ATGATAGCTCAATCCCATCCCTTTGGCCAGCGCTACGCTTTCGTCGTGGTTGGCGTCATCTTCCTCTGCCTGCTGATCGCGGCCGGCCTGCGTTCCGCGCCCTCCGTCATGATGCTGCCGCTGGAAAACAGTTTCGGCTGGCGGCGTGACATCATTTCGCTGGCCGCGGGTGTCGGCATCCTGCTCTATGGGCTGACCGGTCCGTTCGCCGCAGCGCTGATGGAGCGCATCGGGCTACGCCGCGCGCTGCTTGCATCGCTGGTGATCATGTCTGGCTCGACCGCGCTCAGCCTGCTGATGACCAAGCCCTGGCATCTGTTCATCACCTGGGGCGTTTTTTCCGGCATCGGATCCGGCGCCGTCGCCAGTGTGCTCGGCGCCACGATCGTCAACCGCTGGTTCAAGACCAATCGCGGCCTTGTCATGGGGCTGATGTCGGCCTCCAGCGCCACCGGCATGCTGGTCTTCCTGCCGCTGATCGCTTCGCTTGCCCAGGCTGGCGGCTGGCAGCCTGTCGTCATCGCCGTCGCGATCGCCACAGCGGCGCTGATCCCTCTGGTCTGGCTGCTGGTGCCGGAGCGCCCGGCCTCGATCGGCATGGTGCGCTATGGCGCCGAGGCGGATGACGTCCCGCCGGTCTCGCCGGCCTCGCAAGGCAATTTCCTGGCGCATACGCTCAACACGTTGCGCCGCGCCGCCGGCACGCGAGTGTTCTGGTACCTGTTCGCCACCTTCTTCGTCTGCGGCTTCACCACCAACGGGCTGGTCGGCACGCATCTTATCGCATTCTGCGGCGACATGGGCATTGGCGAGGTGCAGGCCGCCGGCCTGTTGTCGATGATGGGCATTTTCGACCTGATCGGCACCACGCTGTCGGGCTGGCTCACCGACCGCTACGACCCCCGCAAGCTGCTCGGCGTCTACTATGCCATCCGTGGCCTGTCGCTGATCTACCTGCCCTATTCCGACTTTTCGGCAACCAGCCTGATCATCTTCGCGGTGCTCTATGGACTCGACTGGATCGCCACCGTGCCGCCGACGCTGCGGCTGGCCAACGAAGCCTTCGGCGACCGCAGCGGGCCGATCGTGTTCGGCTGGATCGTCGCCGGCCACCAGGTGGGCGCCGCCACCGCCGCGGCCTTCGGCGGCACCATGCGTGAACTGCAGGGCAATTACGAACTGGCGTTCCTGATTGCCGGCATGACCGCGATCGCCGCCGCCTGTATTTCGCTCCTGATCAACACCAGCCGACCGGCCTTCGATCCGGGACCGCAGGCGGCTTGA
- the typA gene encoding translational GTPase TypA: MNLRNIAIIAHVDHGKTTLVDQLLKQSGSFRDNQRVAERAMDSNDLEKERGITILAKATSVDWKDTRINIVDTPGHADFGGEVERILSMVDSAIVLVDAAEGPMPQTKFVVGKALKVGLKPIVVINKIDRPDARHVEVVNEVFDLFAALDATDEQLDFPILYGSGRDGWVSENPEGPKDQQLAPLFDLVIKHVPAPTVHPGPFRMIGTILEANPFLGRIITGRIESGTLKSNQAVKVLHNDGTQIETGRISKILAFRGLERQPIEEAQAGDIVAIAGLSKGTVADTFCDLAVTEALHAQPIDPPTVTMSFLVNDSPLAGTEGDKVTSRVIRDRLLREAEGNVALKIEESPDKDSFFVSGRGELQLAVLIETMRREGFEIAVSRPRVVMQKGENGELLEPVEEVVIDVDEEHAGVVVQKMSERKAEMVELRPSGGNRQRIVFHAPTRGLIGYQSELLTDTRGTAVMNRLFHAYEPYKGELPGRTNGVLISNEQGESVAYAMWNLEDRGPMVIDPGVKVYQGMIIGIHSRDNDLEVNVLKGKKLTNIRAAGKDEAVKLTPPIRMTLERALAWIQDDELVEVTPKTIRLRKLYLDPNERKRFEKSSKAVGAA; encoded by the coding sequence ATGAACCTCCGTAATATCGCGATCATCGCGCACGTCGACCATGGAAAGACCACCCTGGTCGACCAGCTTTTGAAACAGTCCGGCTCCTTCCGCGACAACCAGCGCGTCGCCGAACGCGCCATGGATTCCAACGATCTCGAAAAGGAACGCGGCATCACTATCCTGGCCAAGGCGACCTCGGTCGACTGGAAGGACACCCGCATCAACATCGTCGACACCCCCGGCCACGCCGATTTCGGCGGTGAGGTCGAGCGCATCCTGTCGATGGTGGATTCGGCCATCGTGCTGGTCGACGCCGCAGAAGGCCCGATGCCGCAGACCAAGTTCGTCGTCGGCAAGGCGCTCAAGGTCGGCCTGAAGCCGATCGTCGTCATCAACAAGATCGACCGTCCCGACGCGCGCCATGTCGAGGTGGTCAACGAGGTGTTCGACCTGTTCGCCGCGCTCGACGCCACCGACGAGCAGCTCGATTTCCCGATCCTCTATGGTTCGGGTCGCGATGGCTGGGTGTCGGAAAACCCGGAAGGCCCCAAGGACCAGCAGCTAGCGCCGCTGTTCGACCTCGTCATCAAGCATGTGCCTGCGCCGACCGTCCATCCCGGCCCGTTCCGCATGATCGGCACCATTCTGGAAGCCAACCCGTTCCTCGGCCGCATCATCACCGGCCGGATCGAGAGCGGCACGCTGAAGTCCAACCAGGCGGTCAAGGTGTTGCACAATGACGGCACCCAGATCGAAACCGGGCGCATCTCCAAGATCCTCGCTTTCCGTGGCCTCGAGCGCCAGCCGATCGAAGAGGCGCAGGCGGGTGACATCGTTGCCATTGCCGGCCTGTCCAAGGGCACCGTCGCCGACACGTTCTGCGACCTTGCGGTGACCGAGGCGCTGCATGCGCAGCCGATCGACCCGCCGACCGTGACCATGTCCTTCCTCGTCAACGACAGCCCGCTTGCCGGCACCGAAGGCGACAAGGTGACCAGCCGCGTCATCCGCGACCGGTTGCTTCGGGAAGCCGAAGGCAATGTCGCGCTGAAGATCGAGGAATCGCCCGACAAGGATTCGTTCTTCGTCTCCGGACGTGGCGAGTTGCAGCTCGCCGTGCTGATCGAGACCATGCGCCGCGAAGGTTTCGAGATCGCCGTCTCGCGTCCGCGCGTCGTCATGCAGAAGGGCGAGAATGGCGAATTGCTGGAGCCGGTCGAGGAAGTCGTCATCGACGTCGACGAGGAGCATGCCGGCGTCGTCGTGCAGAAGATGTCGGAGCGCAAGGCCGAGATGGTCGAGCTGCGCCCGTCCGGCGGCAACCGCCAGCGCATCGTCTTCCACGCGCCGACGCGCGGCCTGATCGGCTACCAGTCGGAACTTTTGACCGACACGCGCGGCACCGCCGTGATGAACCGGTTGTTCCATGCCTACGAGCCCTACAAGGGCGAATTGCCCGGCCGCACCAACGGCGTGCTGATCTCCAACGAGCAGGGCGAGTCGGTCGCCTACGCCATGTGGAACCTTGAAGATCGTGGCCCGATGGTCATCGATCCGGGCGTCAAGGTCTATCAGGGCATGATCATCGGCATCCACAGTCGGGACAACGACCTTGAAGTGAACGTGCTGAAGGGCAAGAAGCTGACCAACATCCGCGCCGCCGGCAAGGATGAAGCGGTCAAGCTGACGCCGCCGATCCGCATGACGCTGGAGCGGGCGCTGGCCTGGATCCAGGACGACGAGCTGGTCGAGGTGACGCCGAAGACCATTCGCCTGCGCAAGCTCTATCTCGACCCGAACGAACGCAAGCGTTTCGAGAAGTCGTCCAAGGCGGTCGGCGCGGCGTAG
- a CDS encoding DUF1062 domain-containing protein: MSSALRIHWTIAPEIAPRPLINCNRCGFVKAYRCSGKFRVNANGKRIDVWLIYRCVDCDNSWNFGIFERCNRRDIEPALLAALESNDPALVRSHAFDIVALRNQVGRVEEFPDAAVRKQVIGEMKEDATALELRLGLEIPVSLRLDRLLANELGISRSRLQALEERQLLVIHPDGAKALRKPAREGATIRIDLAGESDRQAIISAAGG; this comes from the coding sequence ATGTCTTCGGCCCTGCGCATCCACTGGACGATCGCGCCTGAAATCGCACCACGCCCCCTGATCAACTGCAATCGCTGCGGCTTCGTGAAGGCCTATCGTTGCAGCGGGAAGTTCCGCGTCAACGCCAACGGCAAGCGCATCGACGTGTGGCTGATCTATCGTTGCGTCGATTGCGACAATTCCTGGAATTTCGGCATTTTCGAGCGCTGCAACCGCCGCGATATCGAGCCGGCACTGCTCGCGGCGCTCGAAAGCAATGATCCGGCACTGGTCCGGAGCCATGCCTTCGACATCGTTGCCCTGCGCAACCAGGTGGGACGCGTCGAAGAGTTCCCTGACGCCGCCGTGCGCAAGCAGGTGATCGGCGAGATGAAGGAGGATGCGACGGCGCTGGAACTCCGGCTCGGTCTGGAAATACCGGTATCGCTGAGGCTCGACCGGCTGCTCGCCAACGAACTCGGCATCTCGCGATCGCGACTTCAGGCGCTTGAGGAGCGACAACTTCTGGTTATCCACCCGGATGGAGCAAAGGCCCTGCGCAAACCGGCTCGAGAGGGAGCGACAATCCGCATCGATCTCGCCGGCGAATCCGATCGACAGGCCATCATCTCGGCCGCCGGCGGATGA
- a CDS encoding LysE family translocator, with product MHLTSLLIFAAALFVAAGSPGPSIAALVARVISKGFRDVFPFLLAMWIGEGIWLSLAVFGLAVVAQTFHLAFVIVKWVGVAYLAYLAWKMWTAPVDAKEGEMPREDSAGKLFFAGMAVTLGNPKIMMFYLALLPTIIDLASVSVVGWVELTATMAVVLIAIDLTWVLAASQARKLLRSKRAMKIANRVSATTMAGAAAAIAARS from the coding sequence ATGCACCTCACCTCGCTGCTGATCTTCGCCGCCGCCTTGTTCGTGGCCGCCGGTTCGCCCGGCCCATCGATCGCGGCGCTCGTCGCGCGCGTCATCTCGAAGGGGTTTCGGGATGTGTTTCCGTTCCTGCTTGCCATGTGGATCGGCGAAGGCATCTGGCTTTCGCTGGCTGTGTTCGGGCTCGCCGTGGTGGCGCAGACCTTCCATCTCGCTTTCGTCATCGTGAAATGGGTTGGCGTCGCCTATCTCGCCTACCTTGCCTGGAAGATGTGGACGGCGCCCGTCGACGCCAAGGAGGGCGAGATGCCGCGGGAAGATTCGGCCGGCAAGCTGTTTTTCGCCGGCATGGCTGTCACGCTCGGCAATCCCAAGATCATGATGTTCTACCTGGCGCTGTTGCCGACCATCATCGACCTGGCTTCGGTCAGCGTCGTCGGCTGGGTCGAACTGACGGCGACCATGGCGGTGGTGCTGATCGCCATCGATCTCACCTGGGTGCTCGCCGCCTCTCAGGCGCGCAAGCTGCTCAGGAGCAAGCGCGCCATGAAGATCGCCAACCGCGTCAGCGCCACGACGATGGCTGGTGCGGCGGCGGCCATCGCGGCGCGGTCCTAG